The Microbacterium sp. LKL04 sequence GGCGGTGGTGCGGATCATGAGAGGTCCTCCTTGTGTCGTTCCCGCCCGGTCTGGGGTACGGGGCGTTGACCTCAAGAAAAGCCAGTCCTCACATGCCGATGCTTGCAGAAGCCTATGCATCGGCTGAAGACGACGGCCGTACGTGAACGTGAGGTTAACGGACAGCCGGATTCCTGTCCACCAGGAGGGTCTGGGATCAGGCCGCGCCGTCGAACATGCTCGTGACGGAACCATCCTCGAAGACCTCGCGGATGGCGCGCGCGAGCAGCGGTGCGATCGGCAGGATCGTGAGGCTCTCGAACCGCTTCTCAGGGGGCAGCGGAACCGTGTCCGTGACGACGACCTCGTCGATCGACGCATCCTGGAGACGCTCGGTGGCGGGGTCGCTGAAGATCGCGTGCGTCGCCGCGACGATCACGCGCTCGGCGCCGTTCGCTTTGAGTGCCTGGGCCGCCTTGACGATGGTGCCGCCGGTGTCGATCATGTCGTCGACGAGGAGGCAGACGCGGCCGTCGACCTGACCGACGATCTCGTTGACCGTGACCTGGTTCGCGACGTTGGGGTCGCGGCGCTTGTGGATGATGGCGAGCGGTGCGCCGAGGCTGTCGGACCAAGTGTCGGCGACCCGCACGCGGCCGGTGTCGGGCGAGACGACCGTGAGCTTGGCGCGGTCCTCCGGCGAGAGCGTGTTCTCGAAGTACTCGAGGAGGACGGGCTTGGCGAACAGGTGGTCGACGGGGCCGTCGAAGAAGCCCTGGATCTGGGCCGCGTGGAGGTCGACGCTCATGACCCGGTCAGCGCCGGCGGTCTTGAAGAGATCTGCCACGAGGCGTGCACTGATCGGCTCGCGGCCGCGGCCCTTCTTGTCCTGACGCGAATAGGGGAAGTAGGGCGCGACGACGGTGATCCGCTTGGCGGATGCGCGCTTGGCGGCATCCAGCATGATGAGCGTCTCCATGAGCCACTCGTTGACCGGCGGGCCGAAGCTCTGGATGAGGAAGAAGTCGCAGCCGCGGATCGACACCTCGAAACGGGTCAGGATCTCGCCGGAGGCGAAGGTGCGGTGCTCGGTGGGCACCAGCTGGGTGCCGAGGGCTGCGGCGACGTCGGTCGACAGTTCCTCGTGCGAGCGGCCCGACGCGACGACGAGGCGCTTCTTGGTCTTGGCCACCAGGCCCGGCGCGATTCCGCGCTCGGTGTCGAGGTCAACCGTGTGCTGCTTCTTGCGACCCATCGCCAGCTTCCTGTGCGGACCGGGCGCGAGCGGCGGCTTCTGCCGCTCCCGTTCCCGGTCGATTGTTCTCGACCCACCCGGCGATGTTCCGCTGGGGGGCGATGCTGAGGGCGAGGGCGCCGGCCGGGACATCCTTGCGGATCACGGCTCCTGCACCCGTCTTCGCGCCCTCACCGATCCTAACGGGCGCGACGAACACGTTGTGCGAGCCGGCGTGGACTTCGTCTGCGATCTCGGTGCGGTGCTTGGTGAGATCGTCGTAGTTCGCGGTGATCGCCCCGGCACCGAGGTTCACGCCCCGTCCGATCGTCGTGTCACCGATGTAGGACAGGTGCGGGACCTTGCTGCCCTCGCCGATCACGGAGTTCTTGATCTCGACGAAGGTGCCGACCTTGCCGCGCTCGCCCAGTTCGGCTCCCGCGCGCAGATACGCGAACGGACCGACGGTCGCACCGGCGCCGATGACGGCGAGGGTCGCGTCCGTGCGCGTCACGGTCGCACCGGCACCGACCTCGCAGTCGACCAGGCTCGTGTCGGGCCCGATGGTCGCGCCCTCGGCGACGCTCGTGGCGCGCAGGACGTGCGTGTTCGGCAGCACCGTCACGTCGGGGGCGAGCGTCGCCGTGACGTCGATCCACGTCGTCGCCGGGTCGATGATCGTGACCCCTTCGAGCTGCCAACGGCGGACGGTGCGGGCGTTGAGCAGTCGGCCCACCTCGGACAGCTGGACGCGGTCGTTGACACCGTACGTGACGGTGACGTCGGTGGCGACGGATGCCGCGACCCGGCCCTCCGCGCGGCGCAGCAGCGCGACGACGTCGGTGAGGTACTTCTCGCTCTGCGCGTTGTCGGTGCCGAGCTGCGGCAGGTGCGTGCGGAGGGCCGATGCCGCGAAGACGTACATCCCGGCGTTCACCTCGGTGACGGCGGCCTCGTCGGGCGAGGCATCCTTCTGCTCCACGATGCGGGCGACGCTGCCGTCGCTCTCGCGGATGATGCGGCCGTACCCGGTCGGATCGTCGACGACGGCGGTCATGAGCGTCGCGTCGGCCCGGGTTGCACGGTGCTCGGCGACGAAGGCGTCGAGCGTGCCGAAGTCGGCCAGCGGGCAATCGCCGCTGAGGACCAGGACGTCCCCGTCGAAGCCGGTCAGCGCACCGAGCGCGACCTCGACGGCACGCCCCGTGCCGGGGATCTCATCCTGATCGACCACGACGACCTTGGGCGCGACGCCCAGCACGGCGTCGGCGACCTGGTCGCGCTCGTGGCGCACGACGACCACGACGTGCGCGGGCCCGAGGTCGAGTGCGGTGTCGAGGACGTGACCGAGAAGAGGTCGTCCGCCGATGCGGTGCAGGACCTTGGGGAGAGAGGACTTCATCCGCGTGCCCTGTCCAGCGGCGAGGATGACGACGGCCAGGCGCGAATCGAGGTTCTCGGTCATGCTCCGCCGCCAGGACTCGAACCTAGACCTCACAGCTCCAAAGGCTGTCGTGCTGCCATTACACCACGGCGGACCGCAGCCGTCCGGGGTCCGGCGGCCGCCTGACAAGTCTGCCATGCGACCGCCGTCCCTCCGGGCGCGTCAGCGACGCACCGTCACCGTGAGCGGCTTGCTCGTCGTCGTGCCGGCGGCGTTCCGGAACTCCACAGTGAACACGTGCGATCCGCGGCTGAGACCGGATGCCGCGTAGCTCGCCCGCTGCGCCTTGGGTGTACGCGCCACCAGGTCACCCTCCGCCACGACGCGGCCGTCCTCGAACACCCGGTAGGACGTGGCGTTCGTGCCCCACCACAGGTCCGCGGTCACGGTGAAGGTGCCATCGCCGTCGTAGTCGTCGTGGCTGAGGACAGGGATGCCGGGGGCCGCGGCATCCACGACGACCGTCATCTCGGCGGTGCGCGTCTCGCCGCGCGTGTTCGCCAGCACGGCGGTGTAGCGGTACGTACCGTCGGCTCGTCCCGCGATCGGCACCCGGGCGGTCTGCGCCCGCGTACCCCGGTACGCGAGGGGCACGGTGCTCAGGAGAGTGCCGTTCTCGTAGAAGCGCACCGACGAGGCGTTCTCACCCCACCAGAGGTTCATGGTGACCGTGAAGTCGCCGTCCTTCAGTCCGGTGTCGTACCCGTTGTCGTTCGATAGGGTCGCCTCCGCCGGCCGCGCCGTGGCGGTGTCGGCGTCCGCCCGGACGAGTCCGGCGCGGATGTCGGACAGAAGGGCCCGGGCGCGGTCGACGTCGGCCGCGGTGGGCCAGGTGGCAGCGACGACGATGCGGGCCTTCTCAAGCCCCGCCGGGACCCGCTTCGCCGACCACGCCGTGTACGGCGCGGTGTCGAGCTCTGCGAGCTCGGCGATCTGCGCGGCGAGCTCGTCGGTCGAGACCCGGTCGCCGGTGCGGACGACGCGGATCTGATCGACGGTGCCCCACGCTTCGGCGGGCAGATCGGCGGCGACACCGACGGTGAGGATCCCGTCCGACCCGACCGTGATGGCGGGGGTCGTGCCGGTTTTGAACTGCTGCCAGCCCTCCAGCGGGATGGGAGCATCGGCGGTGCGAGCTCCGCTGGTCGCGGTGACCGTAAGGGCACCGCTCCCCTCTCCGTCTCCCTGCGCGGTCGCCGAGACGGCGTACGTGCCGGGCGTGACGCCCTCGATGCGCTGCGTCACGGCGAATCGGTACGCGGACCCGGACCAGAACGACACGGCACGAGCGCCGGCCGCGGCATCCGTCGTCGCTCCGATGGCGGCGCCGGTGCCGGTCACGGTCCACGGCGATGCGCCCGATGATTCGAAGCCCCCGTCGCGCACCCAGGCGGCCGCCGTGACGGTGACGGCGGCCGTCACGTCCGTGTCGGCGGCACGACCGCGAACGGTGTACTCGCCGGGCCCGGTGATCCACGAGACCGCGTCCGACCAGGTAGCGGGCGTGGTGCGGACCGCCCCGTCCCAGGCGCGGACGTTCACGGAGGCGGGCAGGGTCACCGGTTCGCCTTCGCGGACGGTCACGGCGACCGGCAGCACGACGGGTGCGGGCGCCTCGCCGACGAGCACGAGACCCTCGAAGGCGGCCTCCAGCGCAGTCTCGGCGGCGGTGACGCGGTCGGCGCTCGGGGCCGACGACGACAGGACGAGACGCGCGATGCGCACGGCCTCGTCGAGCGTCTCGATCGATCCCGTGGTGGCGGCCGCACGGTCGACGTCGTCCGCGCGCGTGACGAGCGCCCGGAGGTCGGCGGTGTCGACCGCGTCGGCGGCCCGGGTGAGCACGAGGTCGTCGAGGGTGCCCCACGCGCCGGCGGGAAGGGATGCCGTGACCTCGATGGTCGCGGTGCCGCCCTCGACGACGGTGACGGCGTCCGTCGCGGGCGTCGACCAGGCACGCCAACCGTCGAGCCCGAAGTCGGCCGAGGCCGCAGCGTCCCCCGACGAGACGGTCAGCCGGACGGTCCCGTCGTTGCCCTCCCCGTCACCCTGGAGTGCTCCCGATGCGGAGTACCGGCCCGCGGGGAGCCCCGTCACGGTCTGACGGAGCGTGTAGGTGTAGGCCGACCCGGAGTAGAAGTGCGCCGACCGCGTACCCGTGCGGGGATCATCGGTCGACCGCAGCGTCAGTCCCGCACCGGTGGCGCGCCACATCGACACATCCGCATCCTCGAATCCGGGGTTCCGCAGTGCGTTCACCGGACGGATGACGACGGTCACCGTCGTCGCATGCCCCCATGCGGTCGTGCCGCCCAGTGTGTACGTGCCCGGTCCGCCGATCCACTCGGCATCCCGCGACCACTCGACCGTCTCGTCGTCGACGGAACCGTCGTTGAAGGTGACGGCGACCGTCGACGGGAGGACGATCTCGTCCCCGTCGGTGAGGGTGACCGTGGGGTCCTCGACGTCGACGACCTGGCGCGGGGCGACGGCGCCGGTGCGGGCGTAGGAGAACACGTTCAACGATTCGAGCGGGACACCGTCGGCGGCGAAGAGCGCCTGGTTGTCCCAGGCCGATCCGCCGTACCAGTGCCCGGCGTCCTCGGGCTCGTACCCGCCCGCGAAGCTCGACGCCCAGCCTGATCCGTCACGCTCCCACAGCACCTTGTTCTGCTCGAGCCGCTCGGGCGGGCCGACCGGGAGCCAGGCCGGCTCCCAGTAAAAGACGCCGATACCGGCGTCGCCCACGTCGACGACCGCCTGGATGACGTCCCGCACCGCGGTGGCCTGGCCTTGCACCGAGACGGGGTACTGCGTCGCCTCGGAGGGGAGGTCGATGACGTTGCCGTGACCGTCGGCGTCGTCGAGGGTGTGCGCCCACGACGTCTCGGCGACCATGACCTTCTTGTCGTACGTGTCGGCCACCTGCCGGAGGACGGAGGTCAGGTTGGCGGTGCTCCCGTGCCAGAAGGGGTAGTAGGACGACGCGAAGACGTCGTAGTCGACGCCGTAGGACTTCAGGTTGGCGGCGTAACCGGCGTAGCGGCCCGCCGTCTCGGGGTTGGTGAAGTGCACCGCGACGAGCGCGTCGGGGAACACGTCGCGGACGGCGGCCGAACCGGCGGAGAAGATCTTCGACATCCCCGGCCACCCGGTGACCCCTGCGACGGCGTTGTTCGTCTCGTTGCCGACCTGCACCATGTGCACGTCGACACCGGCGTCGGCGAACTCTTCGAGGGCGTCGGCGGTGTACTCCCGGGTCCGACCGGCCTTCTCGTCGACGCTGAGATCCCGCCACGCCTTCGGCGCCTGCTGTTTCGCCGGGTCCGCCCAGAAGTCCGAGTAGTGGAAGTCGACGAGGACGCGCAGCCCCGCCTCGGTGGCGCGTTTACCGATCTCGACGGCGCGGTCGACGTCGACGTCACCGCCGCCGTAACCGTTGCCGTCGGCGTCGAACGGGTCGTTCCAGACGCGGACGCGGACATCGGTGACGTCGTGGTCTGCGAGGACGTCGAACAGGTCGGCGGGCTCACCGTCGTCGTCGCGGAAGACGACGCCGGAGGCCTCGAGGGAGAGCACGGACGAGACGTCCACGCCGTTGATGAAATCGGCCGGCAGGCCGTCGACCTTGCGGACGGCGATGCCCGCGTCGACGGGTCCCTCCGCGGCCGAAGCGGCGGGCGCGGCGATCGCGCCGGCACCCAGCAGACCGAGGACGAGGGCGGTGGTGGTGGAGACGGCGGTCGTCCGCCGGGCGCGCGATGCAGGCATCGAGGGGATCCTCTTCGATCTCGGCGGTCACGTCATCGCCCGCCTGTTACCGGTCACAGTAGCAGGCGCTCTGCGATGATGAGGGGATGGTCCCCGAACATGACGAGGTCGACCGGATCGTGAGCGCGTGGGTCGCGCAGCGGCCGGATCTCGACTTCTCCCCCCTCGAGGTCCTCTCGCGCGTGGACCGCCTGTCCCGCCACCTCGACCGCGCCCGCCGCGAGGCGTTCCACCGCAGCGACCTGGAGCCGTGGGAGTGGGACGTGCTCTCCGCGCTCCGCCGCGCCGGCGAGCCCTACACGCTGAGCCCGAAGCAGCTCCTGCAGCAGACCCTCGTCTCGAGCGGCACGATGACCAACCGCATCGACCGTCTCGTCGAGCGCGGCCTCGTCGTCCGCGCCGCAGATCCCGGTGACGGCCGCGGTGTGCTCGTGACCCTGACCGAAGAGGGCCGGAACCGAGTGGATGCCGCGATCACGAGACTCGTCGACGCCGAGGCGGAGCTGCTCGGTCAGCTCTCGCGCGCCGACCGCGAGCGCCTCGCCGGGCTGCTGCGCAAACTCAGCCTCGGCTTCGACGCCTGAGCGCGACATGGCGATGCGAGCTCCGCTCCCCGTCCGCGACGGGGTGGGTCCCACCCGGCTGCGGGTACCGCGGACGGGTCCGTGGGAGACGATCGCCGACTACGTGACCGGCCGGTTCTCGCACATCGACTCCGAGATCCTCCTCGGTCGCTTCGACCGCGGTGAGGTCGTCGCCTTCGACGGCACGAAGCTCACGCGGGAGACGCCGCTGGGGGCCGAGGACTTCGTCTGGTACTACCGCGAGCCGCCCGACGAGCCCGACATCCCGTACGACGTCGCGGTGCGCCACCTCGACGACGATCTGCTGGTCGTGGACAAGCCGCACTTCCTGCCGACGACACCGGGCGGCGGGTTCCTGATGAACTCCGCCCTCGTGCGCCTGCGCCGGCGGTTCGACAACCCGGATCTGACGCCCATCCACCGACTCGACCGGGCGACGGCCGGTCTCGTGATGTTCTCCGTCCGCCCGGCGACCCGCGGCGCGTACCAGACCCTGTTCGCCGACCGCGCCGTCGAGAAGGTCTACGAAGCGGTCACAGCGATTCCGGCGGACGGGATGCCGGAGCTCCCCCGCGTCGTCCGGTCGCACCTCACGAGCACCCGCGGAAGCCTCCGGGCCATCGTGCAAGAGGACCGCGAACCGAACGCCGAGACTCTCGTCGAGGCGATCCGCATCGGCGAGACCACCGCCCACCTCCGCCTGCATCCGCGGACGGGCCGCATGCACCAGCTGCGTGCTCACCTCGCCGGGATCGGCCTCGGCATCCTGGGCGACCGGTTCTACCCCGACCTGCTCGACGAAGCGCCGGACGACCCCGAGCACCCGCTGCAGCTGCTGGCCCGCGAACTGCGCTTCGTAGATCCCCTGAGCGGCCGAACGCGCGAGTTCACGACCGGCCTCACGCTGCGCGAAGCGGGTCGCGTCTGATCAGCCCAGCTGCTCGCTGAGTTCGAACCACCGCTCTTCGGCTTCGGCGACCTCGGTCTCCATCGCGGTGATCTGCTGCATCTTCTCGCCGAGCCCGACGTAGTCGCCCTGGTCGTGATCGGCGAGTGCCGTCCGCGCCTTCGTGATCTGGTCGGAGAGCTTGGCGATCCTGCGCTCGAGGCTCGTGACCTCCTTCTCGGCGGTGCGACGGTCCGCACCTGAGAGTGCGGATGCCGTCGGTGCCGCGGCATCCGCCTTCTGACCGCCGGGAGTCGCCGCACCCGTCGCCTGCGGCTGACTCGCCCGCAGGCGCAGGTATTCCTCGATGCCGCCCGGAAGGTGTCGGAGCCCGCCCCCCATGACGGCGTACTGCTGGTCGGTGACGCGCTCCATGAAGTAGCGGTCGTGCGAGACAACGATGAGGGTGCCCGCCCAGGAGTCGAGGAGGTCCTCGATGGCGGCGAGCATGTCGGTGTCGAGGTCGTTCGTCGGCTCGTCGAGGATCAGGACGTTCGGCTGGTCGAGGAGGATCAGCAGCAGCTGCAGGCGCCGCTTCTGACCGCCGGAGAGGTCCTTCACGGGGGTGGAGAGCTGCGCCGAGGCGAAGCCCATCCGCTCGAGGAGCTGCCCGGGCGTGAGTTCCTGAGCCTTCGAACCGGCACCGAACGTGTAGGTCGTCCGCAGCCGCGAGACGACGACGCGCACGGGCTCGTGCAGGTGCGGATCGAGCTCGTCCATCCGCTGCGTGAGGGTTGCGACCTTCACGGTCTTGCCGTGCTTGACCCGCCCGCTCGTCGGCTGGACGGCGCCGGAGACGAGGCCGAGGAGCGTTGACTTGCCGGCGCCGTTGACGCCGAGGATGCCGGTGCGCTCCCCCGGCGCGATGCGCCACTCGACCCCGCGCAGGATGTCACGGCCGTCGTACGCGACACCCGCTTCGAGCAGGTCGACGACGTCCTTGCCGAGCCGTGCGACCGCGAGGGACTGCAGCGAGACCCGATCGCGAATCTCGGGGACGTCGGCGATGAGCTCGTTGGCCGCGTCGATGCGGAACTTCGGCTTGCTCGTGCGGGCAGGGGCACCGCGGCGGAGCCAGGCGAGCTCCTTACGTGCGAGGTTCTGCCGCCGTGCCTCGATCGAGGCGGCCTGGCGGTCGCGCTCGACGCGCTGCAGGATGTACGCCGCGTAGCCGCCGTCGAACGGCTCGACGATGCGGTCGTGCACCTCCCACGTCTTCGTGCAGACCTCGTCGAGGAACCACCGGTCGTGGGTCACCACCATGAGCGCCCCGGAGGAGGGCGACCAGCGCCGCTTCAAGTGCTCGGCAAGCCAGGCGATGCCCTCGACGTCGAGGTGGTTCGTGGGCTCGTCCAGCGCGAGCACGTCCCAGTCCCCCGTCAGCAGCTGCGCGAGGGCGACACGACGACGCTGACCACCGGAGAGCGTGCCGATGGCGGCATCCCAGTCGAGGTCGGACAGCAGGCCCGCGATGACGTCGCGCACCTTCGCATCCCGCGCCCACTCGTGCTCGGGGCCGTCGCCGACGACGGCGCGCCCCACGGTGAGGTCGTCGGGGAGGACGTCGCTCTGCTCGAGCACCCCGATCGTCACGCCGCCGCGGACGGTCACCCGGCCGGAGTCGGGGTCACGGCGACCGGCGAGCATCGCCATGAGGCTCGACTTGCCGTCGCCGTTGCGGCCGACGATGCCGATGCGGTCGCCCTCGTCGACGCCGAGCGAGACGCCGTCGAAGACCACTTTGGTCGGGTATTCCAGGTGCAGGGCCTCGGCCCCGAGAAGATGTGCCATCGCCTCCAGGCTACGCGGCGTCGCCTGACCGGCCCGCGTGTGCGGCCCGCCGGTTGTGTGAGGCGAGGGCGAGGAGACCGACGAGGGCGCCCGCGAAGAGGATGACCGCCGGCCACACACCCGAACGGCCCGCGAGGCTCAACGACGAGAACACGAAAACGGCGATGCCGACGACGCGCGCCACGATCGACCCGGGCGGCACGACGTCGGCATTCGTCAGCATCGGAATGCGGCGACCGGCGTTGGCGCGCAGCGTCGCCCACAGCGACCACACCAGCAGAACACCGCCGAGGAGGATCCCTATCCAGGCGAGCGTGTCCACGGTCAGTACCAGAAGCTCAGACGCGGCGTGGTGGTCGCGGCGAAGACCCGCGCGACGCGGTGCGGGTCGTCCGTCTCGATGCGGCCGGCTCGGGCGAGCGTCACCGGCGAGATTCCGCCGAGGAGGATCGCGGACAGCTCCGCAACGCCGAGACGCACGAGCAGCACACCGAGAGGCGCCTCGTCGACCACGTCGACACCGGGCGCCTCGCCGGCCGACAGGACGAACGTCCCGTCCGCAATGCCGAGCGCGTCGGTCACCTCCAGCGCGATGACGTCCTCGATGTCGTAGTTGCGCGCGGCCAGCGTCGCCGGGACGTCGAGCACACGCAGATAGTGGTGGTCGCGGCTGGTGATGCGCGCCGCTCGCTTGTTGTCGATCATCCACCAGAGCGGCTCGTCGACCGATAGCTCGCTGGCCCGGACGGTACCCACCAGATCGAGGGACAGGAGGAAGCGCCAGAGCCCGGCGTAGGCGGCATCCGTCCCCGCCACCACCCGGGACACCGTGGCCGTCGAGGCAGCCCAGTCGTCGTCGTCCTCGCTGATGCTGTAGATCGCAACGCCCTCGACCTCGCCCGACGACGATCGGTACTGCACGACGCGCAGCTTGTCGGCCTTCTCGACATCAGGACGCGTTCCGAACGTGCGGTCCCAGTGGCCGCCGGGCATGGAGATCTCGCCGGGCGTATCCAGACGGACCCTCTCGTACAGCGCGGTCGCAGCATCCCGCCCTTGCTCCCGCGTGACGTAGTCGATGCGCCCCGGGGCGACCGGAC is a genomic window containing:
- a CDS encoding ribose-phosphate diphosphokinase, translated to MGRKKQHTVDLDTERGIAPGLVAKTKKRLVVASGRSHEELSTDVAAALGTQLVPTEHRTFASGEILTRFEVSIRGCDFFLIQSFGPPVNEWLMETLIMLDAAKRASAKRITVVAPYFPYSRQDKKGRGREPISARLVADLFKTAGADRVMSVDLHAAQIQGFFDGPVDHLFAKPVLLEYFENTLSPEDRAKLTVVSPDTGRVRVADTWSDSLGAPLAIIHKRRDPNVANQVTVNEIVGQVDGRVCLLVDDMIDTGGTIVKAAQALKANGAERVIVAATHAIFSDPATERLQDASIDEVVVTDTVPLPPEKRFESLTILPIAPLLARAIREVFEDGSVTSMFDGAA
- the glmU gene encoding bifunctional UDP-N-acetylglucosamine diphosphorylase/glucosamine-1-phosphate N-acetyltransferase GlmU, which translates into the protein MTENLDSRLAVVILAAGQGTRMKSSLPKVLHRIGGRPLLGHVLDTALDLGPAHVVVVVRHERDQVADAVLGVAPKVVVVDQDEIPGTGRAVEVALGALTGFDGDVLVLSGDCPLADFGTLDAFVAEHRATRADATLMTAVVDDPTGYGRIIRESDGSVARIVEQKDASPDEAAVTEVNAGMYVFAASALRTHLPQLGTDNAQSEKYLTDVVALLRRAEGRVAASVATDVTVTYGVNDRVQLSEVGRLLNARTVRRWQLEGVTIIDPATTWIDVTATLAPDVTVLPNTHVLRATSVAEGATIGPDTSLVDCEVGAGATVTRTDATLAVIGAGATVGPFAYLRAGAELGERGKVGTFVEIKNSVIGEGSKVPHLSYIGDTTIGRGVNLGAGAITANYDDLTKHRTEIADEVHAGSHNVFVAPVRIGEGAKTGAGAVIRKDVPAGALALSIAPQRNIAGWVENNRPGTGAAEAAARARSAQEAGDGSQEAAHG
- a CDS encoding glycosyl hydrolase 53 family protein, with the translated sequence MPASRARRTTAVSTTTALVLGLLGAGAIAAPAASAAEGPVDAGIAVRKVDGLPADFINGVDVSSVLSLEASGVVFRDDDGEPADLFDVLADHDVTDVRVRVWNDPFDADGNGYGGGDVDVDRAVEIGKRATEAGLRVLVDFHYSDFWADPAKQQAPKAWRDLSVDEKAGRTREYTADALEEFADAGVDVHMVQVGNETNNAVAGVTGWPGMSKIFSAGSAAVRDVFPDALVAVHFTNPETAGRYAGYAANLKSYGVDYDVFASSYYPFWHGSTANLTSVLRQVADTYDKKVMVAETSWAHTLDDADGHGNVIDLPSEATQYPVSVQGQATAVRDVIQAVVDVGDAGIGVFYWEPAWLPVGPPERLEQNKVLWERDGSGWASSFAGGYEPEDAGHWYGGSAWDNQALFAADGVPLESLNVFSYARTGAVAPRQVVDVEDPTVTLTDGDEIVLPSTVAVTFNDGSVDDETVEWSRDAEWIGGPGTYTLGGTTAWGHATTVTVVIRPVNALRNPGFEDADVSMWRATGAGLTLRSTDDPRTGTRSAHFYSGSAYTYTLRQTVTGLPAGRYSASGALQGDGEGNDGTVRLTVSSGDAAASADFGLDGWRAWSTPATDAVTVVEGGTATIEVTASLPAGAWGTLDDLVLTRAADAVDTADLRALVTRADDVDRAAATTGSIETLDEAVRIARLVLSSSAPSADRVTAAETALEAAFEGLVLVGEAPAPVVLPVAVTVREGEPVTLPASVNVRAWDGAVRTTPATWSDAVSWITGPGEYTVRGRAADTDVTAAVTVTAAAWVRDGGFESSGASPWTVTGTGAAIGATTDAAAGARAVSFWSGSAYRFAVTQRIEGVTPGTYAVSATAQGDGEGSGALTVTATSGARTADAPIPLEGWQQFKTGTTPAITVGSDGILTVGVAADLPAEAWGTVDQIRVVRTGDRVSTDELAAQIAELAELDTAPYTAWSAKRVPAGLEKARIVVAATWPTAADVDRARALLSDIRAGLVRADADTATARPAEATLSNDNGYDTGLKDGDFTVTMNLWWGENASSVRFYENGTLLSTVPLAYRGTRAQTARVPIAGRADGTYRYTAVLANTRGETRTAEMTVVVDAAAPGIPVLSHDDYDGDGTFTVTADLWWGTNATSYRVFEDGRVVAEGDLVARTPKAQRASYAASGLSRGSHVFTVEFRNAAGTTTSKPLTVTVRR
- a CDS encoding MarR family winged helix-turn-helix transcriptional regulator — protein: MVPEHDEVDRIVSAWVAQRPDLDFSPLEVLSRVDRLSRHLDRARREAFHRSDLEPWEWDVLSALRRAGEPYTLSPKQLLQQTLVSSGTMTNRIDRLVERGLVVRAADPGDGRGVLVTLTEEGRNRVDAAITRLVDAEAELLGQLSRADRERLAGLLRKLSLGFDA
- a CDS encoding pseudouridine synthase, translated to MRAPLPVRDGVGPTRLRVPRTGPWETIADYVTGRFSHIDSEILLGRFDRGEVVAFDGTKLTRETPLGAEDFVWYYREPPDEPDIPYDVAVRHLDDDLLVVDKPHFLPTTPGGGFLMNSALVRLRRRFDNPDLTPIHRLDRATAGLVMFSVRPATRGAYQTLFADRAVEKVYEAVTAIPADGMPELPRVVRSHLTSTRGSLRAIVQEDREPNAETLVEAIRIGETTAHLRLHPRTGRMHQLRAHLAGIGLGILGDRFYPDLLDEAPDDPEHPLQLLARELRFVDPLSGRTREFTTGLTLREAGRV
- a CDS encoding ABC-F family ATP-binding cassette domain-containing protein; protein product: MAHLLGAEALHLEYPTKVVFDGVSLGVDEGDRIGIVGRNGDGKSSLMAMLAGRRDPDSGRVTVRGGVTIGVLEQSDVLPDDLTVGRAVVGDGPEHEWARDAKVRDVIAGLLSDLDWDAAIGTLSGGQRRRVALAQLLTGDWDVLALDEPTNHLDVEGIAWLAEHLKRRWSPSSGALMVVTHDRWFLDEVCTKTWEVHDRIVEPFDGGYAAYILQRVERDRQAASIEARRQNLARKELAWLRRGAPARTSKPKFRIDAANELIADVPEIRDRVSLQSLAVARLGKDVVDLLEAGVAYDGRDILRGVEWRIAPGERTGILGVNGAGKSTLLGLVSGAVQPTSGRVKHGKTVKVATLTQRMDELDPHLHEPVRVVVSRLRTTYTFGAGSKAQELTPGQLLERMGFASAQLSTPVKDLSGGQKRRLQLLLILLDQPNVLILDEPTNDLDTDMLAAIEDLLDSWAGTLIVVSHDRYFMERVTDQQYAVMGGGLRHLPGGIEEYLRLRASQPQATGAATPGGQKADAAAPTASALSGADRRTAEKEVTSLERRIAKLSDQITKARTALADHDQGDYVGLGEKMQQITAMETEVAEAEERWFELSEQLG
- a CDS encoding GNAT family N-acetyltransferase; translated protein: MSSLADQFHSTALDEHLASTFEARGLRAARVGDDDREGTRRWQDAVARGFLDGEPTEVQYTESFAHNGYRRKVGVYDDGGVQADVPVATFASWGTELTLPGGSAIPMCAVSAVTVAPTHRRRGILSTLMRGELRTAVSLGFPIAGLTVSESGIYGRFGFAPAVTATSWEISTRRTGWIGPVAPGRIDYVTREQGRDAATALYERVRLDTPGEISMPGGHWDRTFGTRPDVEKADKLRVVQYRSSSGEVEGVAIYSISEDDDDWAASTATVSRVVAGTDAAYAGLWRFLLSLDLVGTVRASELSVDEPLWWMIDNKRAARITSRDHHYLRVLDVPATLAARNYDIEDVIALEVTDALGIADGTFVLSAGEAPGVDVVDEAPLGVLLVRLGVAELSAILLGGISPVTLARAGRIETDDPHRVARVFAATTTPRLSFWY